AATCACATTTTCAGGAAATGTTTTGATTTTTCTCGAACGTGTCTTCATATGTGAACGGGGCTTTGAGTTCTTATATATTTGTGCTACCTACCATAAGTTACACCCGTCTGGTCTTGTGGCATGCCGCGGTCAACTCGAACCCGAGGTCATGGGCTCGAATCCTCGCGATCGCTCTACTTTTACATCTCTTTTTAGTGATGCTCATGTGGTCTgctgatgggccggcccaggtaaggcACCTGTATGGATCGCTACAACTATTTGCCGCAGAATGCGACAAATAGGAGCTAACAGACACTTAATGTGATATCGGGGTTCCAGAGCTAGTCTTGCGTCTGATTGTCCATACATCCGTAGCATGGGTCGCCGGCCACCACATCTTGTCCCAACTTTCTCTCAAAAATGAAATTGTCCCAATTTTGTCTCAAAAAAATATCCTGTGCCAACTTGTAAGTGAACCTGACCCCGACTACACACACACCACCATAAGATCGTTATTTTTTTTACCGTGATGTTGTTTTTCGGGAAGCCTGTTTTTAACTGGGTTATATGGTTCAGTTTCATCCGCTTATGTCTTTCCTTGATttgctttttatttcttttcttttccgcTTCCTCATTCCTATTTGTTTTTCACAATCTTATTTCTATTTCATTTTGTTCATTCTAAAATTTTCATATTTATGTTTTCCTCTTTTCGTTTTTTCTCTTGTTTGTTATTATTTTTCCATCGTGTATTGAAAAATGGTTCGTCGTGTATTTCAAAAGCGTTCATGGTATATTCAATAATGTTCATCGTATCTGTTCAGAAAGTGTTCATCATATATTGGCAAATGTTTGTtggatatttttttaaaaattagtGTGTATTACAAAGATGCTCACCGTGTATTTAAAAATTTGACAATGCAATATGAAATCTTTGGTAGTTTGGTATGTACTTTTCATGGTGTATTAAAAATCTTCATTGGGTATTTAAAAAGTGTTCATTGTGTATTAAAAAATGCTTGGCCATATTACCTGAAATCCCCCGACGCGGCGCGGTCCAACCTCCGTTGCTTCCCATGCCGGGCGGGGATCATGTGCTGCTATGTGGCGGTGGTAGTTCCGGATCCGGCCTAGTCGGGGTCCGTGCGGGATGGGGCACATGTCGTGCTCCTGGTGGTGGCTGCTAGTGTGATTTGGGGCTGCCCGCTCCCTTTCTCGTTGGTGGTCGCATTTAGTTCAGCGATTATCTCCGTCAAATGTTTGATTTGAGAGAATTTCTCCTTCCGATCTGACAGTGGCAACACCGGTTGAAGGCTTGTACTGGTAAGGTTGCGGGATGCATCTGGAAGGCTTCCTGTGGGATTTGGTGGCACTCACTCCGACCAGTTTGCCTTCGATGGTGAGACGCAATTTGTTGATGGTGCCTTGACGTAGAAGGTATGGTTGTGTAGCGGCGGTGGTGGGATTTCTAGTCCAACACATGTAGTTGCTGGGATCATGGAAAGATGATAGTAACAACACATGATTGACTTTAATTTGATGGTGCTTCTCGAGTATCAAGTCTTGAGCTCCAGGGTGAAAATCCTAGGTGTGACCCAAGGTTGTTATAGCTGTCAATGACAATGTGTTTGCATAGTGGCCTTGTTGGAGACATTGCTTTGATTTGCTTAGACTTGTTCTTCATGATGAAAACCTAGAAAATATGACTTTTGGTGGTTGGATCTGATGACAACGGAGCTTGAGCGTCCATTCCTTTTTGAAGGTGTTGTTGTTAAAGAGCTCGATTGTCCTTGCGATGTCAAGTAGTAGTTGATGAGGATATGGTCGTTGATGTACTGATCGTTGTTTTGATCGCTCCAGGGTTTATCATTTTTTTCTCGCTCAGGCATAGCTTTGATCTTGTATGACTTCGCCATTTGTCTGCATGTTTATTTGTGTGTGCATTGATCTTGAATGTGTGTATCTTTGTTATGCAAAGGCCGAATGTgtactcattgtgtttgtatcaaCTTGATGTtttattttgagtcaataaaatctaCCATCCGATCGAAACAaaaataacatatttgaaaggggCGGTTTATGCTCTAATCAAACATACAATTAGGCGGTTACAATGAATCAATTGGATGATTTCTCTACAAATCATCCGCCTAGCCAGCCGCCCGATCTAGTGCCGCTGGCCGTTCGATCGCAACAACACAATTCCACCCCACGTCTTCCTCCTCTGATTCCATTCCACCAGAGCAATTCAACACCCGTCATGACACACGCGTTGTACGACCTCACGGCACCGTAGCCGTCGGCGAGCGCTGCAACGCAGCGCCAAGAACCGTCGACGACCGATGCATCGCCGCTGGCACTCCATTGCAGCCCCAGGCAACGCTCCGGGAGCACCACTCCATAGCAACACCAAGCACAGCAAAAACTTCAACGTAGCACCGACGACATCTCCGGCGAAGCTGCATTGCAGCTCTGACGGCACAGCCTCCTCCTGTGTGATGTGTTGCAACACCGACGGCGAGCAGCCCAGCCTCCTCATGCGTGCTGCGTTGCAGCACCAGAGGCAAGCAACATCGTCCTCCGGCCTTCGTGCTGCGTTGCAGCACCGGCGATGACGATGCGAGTGGGTCGCGTTGCCCCTTCCTGCTCGCAACAATGGTGGTGTGTCATGATGAGGATCAACAGCTGGTGGCCCCGACGCCCCTCACTCGTGGCAATATCAACTAATTGCGGCGGGATGCAGGAGGCGGTGGTCAACATCGTCTCTCCCGATTCGCAGCAGCGTTGGCTGGTGGTCGGCGTTGCCATGGAAGCCATCTCCTGTCGACTGTGAAGAACGAAAAGCACAACTTGCTACTACtcctaagagcaactctagtagaCCTCTTATAACGCGTTTACAGTTGGCGGAAAACGCGTTTTACTGGCTGGCGTGGCGGCGGGGCGGGACGGTGGCGGGTGGCTGCGGGATTTTGTGGGTCGGGGCAatataaggggtctgctagagttgctctaatagAGTTAGACACCTTTTGTTGTTATGTCGTGTACAGAGTCGCAGGCTTGAGCTGTCAGCTTGTAGGCCTGATGAGTGCCACCGATTGCTAAAGGTGTCTAACTCCATTACTTGAATTTTGATCTCTTGCAGATTAACTTAAGCCAGCCTTATCCAAGTTGTCAGATTAGGGATGCTTCTTAATTCTGTACACGGCAAGTGATCTAACTTGGCCAAAAGCATCAGAAGTCGACACTGCACTTCAAGCCGGATAAGCTCATCTGGCCGCTCTTTTTGTACCAGTTGAGATAATATCTCATCCAACGTATGTTCTAGTCTATACTCTAGGATATCCCCGATTTCCTATGCAACTGTGAGCCTGATTCCAACGCCAATTCTTGTAGCTTCCTAACGACCTATCGGTTAGCGCATGGGCATGAGCATCATCTACACACCGTTTGCTCATTTTCAGTGGATATGGTAGAAACTAGGCGACAAGGATGATGGTGCCTTCCTTATCCATCAACCATCAAAGCCCCCAATAATGCTTATCGTCACCATGCTCGGTTGATGCAACGGAACATCACAGCTTTTATGGGCCTTTCCTCTCAGCAACGCCGATCTTCTTCCGAACAAACTTCGCCCACGCATGCTGAGCCGCATGAGTGTGACCTGCCAACAGAAACCCTTCTCAAGGGGATCAAGCTTACCCAGCACATAGATTCAAAGTTCTCATtacaaggttgtcagaatcacaATCCAAACTAACtcctctgattctacgattttcGTTCATAAAATATACTTTTCGACATTCCTGGTAGCGAAAATTCTACGATTTGATTCAGAATCCGATCCTGGTAGTGAAGATCTTGCCATCAAAACTCCAATCCTATTGAGAATCACACAACCTTGTCATTAGGCCTCAGTAGCCACATTTTTCCGCCTCCGACAATCTCAGAGAAAGAACAATCTCAGAGAAAGAAAAGAGAGTAACTAGAATTCATGGAGATGGTCGGTCATGAAGGATCTGGGGAGGCATCATCCCATTGTTCATTAAAGCAAGGATTACCATGATGAGCAACGACTGGTTGCAGCAACACGATCACAATAGAGCTTCGGCAGGTTTACAAAAACTAAAACCTTAGCCTGCGATTCTGCCTCTCGAACTCAATACAACACACAACAAAAGAGGAAAATCTGTACAGAAATGGCCGGGTTCGGCCTGGTCTCGAGTTACTATCTTCCGGAGGGGATCAGCGAGCCATTCTCAGATCCCAGAGTGAGCGGCTGCGTCGCGGCCGCGGGCAATGGCATCCATGGGCCGCCAATGGAGGCAGCTTCCATCTGGATAGCCTCGGCGATCGGCACCAGCGTCGGCTTCTCGTTGTAGGTGAATTCCAGGTCCCTGTTTGCCGCCAGAGCCAAGAGCTCCGCCTCCTCGAGCCCCCGCGCCGGGCCGAGGCTGCACCTGTCCGGCGAGTGCTTTGCGAGGGCGTCCTTGAACTTCTTGATCTGTAATCAGAACGAATTGCAGCAAGCATGTCAGCATTCATCTTAAACGTGTCTGAAGAACATATTTTTGTAGTGGACAAAAGAAGAAACATAATCAGTGAGGCTTACGGTTGCATTTGTGCAGCTGAAGCTGCTGACCCTGCCCTGGGCTCCCCTGTAGAACCTGAAGAAAGGGAGGACATGGACATGGAGGCTGTAGCACATGGACTTGTGCTTCTCGTAGTTGACTTGCAGGAACAGCACGTCCGGATTCCGCTCAGCGAACTGCGCAATCTGCACATCGGAACAACCGAATTCGCTTGAGTATACGTCGCAGTTTCAGAATCAGATTGCCGGAACGGAACAGGGGGTTTCGGCCAAGAACTCCTACCTTGGGGTGGAGAGCGCGGCAGCCACCGCAGCCGGGGGAGAAGAAGTCGACGAcgacgagcttgtcgccggcgttgagCAGGGAGTCGGCGAGGTCTTGCGCGGACTCGACCTCCCTCATATTGGGGTGCGTCACCTTCTCCCACCACCTCATGGCCTTGCCAATCGTCAGGTTCCCGTTCATCTGCAGCCAACAACCAGCTCTAATTTAGTCCGCGTCCAGCGCCGCAGCATTGTATTCCCCACCAGCTAAAAaccaaaactaaaactaaaaaatgTAACAAATAGAAATTTCGGCCCACAGAAAAGATAAAATGGAACTGAAATCTCAAGATCTCGTCTCGAAAATCTCGAACAGTAAACAAGAACGCGGATTGGAACGAAGGGACCGACCTGTCCAGCAGCCGCCGCCACTTGGAGGCCCCGGCGCAGGGGCCTGTCCGCCAGCGCCACCCTCCCGGCGGGGAAGGAGCTCTTGGCGCGGTACCCGGCGCCCATCGGCAAAGACTCCGCGAGCGCCGCCGCGGCGCCCAAGTCCCCGCACGGCGCCGccacgctgccgctgccgccgccgcataGCGCGCTGGCCATGGCTGCCGAGCAGAAGGAAGAGCAGGAAGAGGGAGCACGAGcacagagagaggggggggggggggtctcgggGGAGAAGAGAGGCGGGGAGCACGAGTCAAGGGCAATGGCGGATGGGGAGATGCGGCGAGGGAGAAAAGGTCGCCGCCCCTTTTAACGAAGCGAGGAAAAGCGAAAAAAGGCACACGCTTTTTTTTACCGTCTTCGCCCCGAACGGCTTTCACGTGGGGTGAATTCGTGTCGTCCGTCGGATCAGGCATCGGACGGCGGGATGGCGGCCACGACGTGGGGGCGGTTGGGGCAGGCCGTTTGTGCCGGTGCGGTGGAGTGGATATGTTTTGGATAAGATTAGGGCCGCGCCTCCTCACGAGGAGGTTAAAGCGCCACGTGTGAAGGGTGTTCAAGGTCAGGGTGTCTGTCAACGTGGGGCCACACGGGGAAAAGGGCGTGGGTCGCATGGCCCACCCGTCTGCTGGAGCATGGTAAAAATGGAGAGAACTCAAGCAGTTGGCCGGTTACCACAGCTCCTCTACAGCAGATCTTGCAGTTGCCGCGGGGTAAACTGGTAACTGGATAAAAGTCAGATTTTTTGCGCATGTTGTATATTCTCTGTATAATCAAGTCATGGCTGTTTTCAACTCGTAACCATACATATTTTTGTAACTGTGTTTTTTGCTAGAATACGCATAAGCATGCATGTCATTGCATTAGAGAAGAGGCAGTAAAAAACCCGGATACAACGTCTTTTAGCCATTACAACAATAATCAGTAGAATTAGCAGCCACACCCCGCACGTGTGCTACAATACATGCAACACGTAGATCAAGCTCGTGCCAATAGCAATGATGCAAAACACAGAGCAACCAAGCCGTGTCACAATCAACGCCGAAGACCTGTATAACATGACCAAGACCTGAGGACGACACAAACCAAACCGTTACCCATTGCGCCAAGAGAAAGTCAGTAGGTGGATGGCAGGGCTTGGGTAGACCTAGAGAGTGAGAGCATCAACTATGTTGTATATTGCGCCTCAgaggcccacgccccagaacagtAGCCGACACCGACTCGTGCCGTACCATCGGGGGTCCTCGAGCCACAAGACGACGCTTCCAAGGAGAAAACAATGCCATGACGTTGTCATCGCTTGGTGTGGAGGTCGGACCAAGGGTTTTCCTCAAGCACAAGGGGGAGGAGTCGGATTGCGGTCAAGGCAACACTTTCATGGAGGGAACAGCACCCACGGGCGTTGCCGTTGTCAGGCTCCGACGCAAGTGTAATTTCTCGCCGGTTCGTGTAGACGGTCTAGAAATATTTTACGTTAGCTCCGTCTCATGGGAATCAAAGAAGACAGGAGGGAAATTTCCATTGGCTATATTAGTTTACTATAGAATACTATTGTACCACCTCGGAGTACTTATAGTGTGTCGGTGCACTCATTTCGCGATTCGGTCCATGCGTCGACCGTGGAAtgattcccgtcgacgacgaggcgcttatggtgacttcgtaaatctcaagatgatatgccggctcaatctCTCGGAGGTCCTCAtatgggtagggtgtgcgtgtgtgcgttcatagggatgagtgtatgcgcgtgtatatgagcgcttgtctctgtactgatgctaaaaaaaaaatGCACGTTTCGCTTCCACCAAACGTCTACGGTCGTTGATTCCTCCATCACAGACCACGATCACGATCAGATAACAGTAATTACCCGGATACGGCTGCTATCGCCGGTGCAGACAGCCGCGCTTCTTGCCAGCGCTCATCCAGACCAGGCTCGTCAACAGCCATGGGGGTGGCGTGCTTCCCCAGTAATTACCAGCCGCGATTCTCGCCGCTATCTTTCTTTTCGGTGACTGAATCGGCCGCAAGTTTCAGATCAGTCAGAAATAGAAAAATGAACCCGCCGTTGAAGCGTGTGGCGGGGCTCCGTTCGGCGGCACACAGGAAACCGTAGGCGCCAACGGAAAACCCCACGGATAACGGAGGTTCGCTAGGTGCTACGTGACCCATGCACGTGAGGTACGCAGGACCGAAGGAAACACAGCTACTACTGTTGCTGCTGTACTAGCGGCATGGAGGAGCCAGAAGCAGCGGCGGTGCATCGCATCCGCATCTATCCGTGCCGGGAGGAGCCCCACATGGACGTGGAATCATggttcctctcctctctctcctcgtCAGCAACAGGTAGGCGGATCACGTACCAAACCGGGGGGCGCGGCACCCAGAAACCGACCCGACGGACAAAGTACAGAGTACACAAGTACAGACAGGGCCGCGAtaatttctttttttttaattttttttcaatattttcatcttcaatcatagcagtacaacgaataccaaaaataataaaaattacatccagatccgtagaccacctagcgacgactacaaggactgaagcgagccaaaggcgcgccgccgccatcgcccctccatcgccggagtcgggcacaacttgttgtagttgacagtcgggaagtcgtcgtgctaacgccccgtaggaccagcgcaccagaacaacaaccgttgcagatgaagaataacgtagatcaaaaggatccaacccgAAGACACACGAATATAGACGAACagcgacgagatccgagcaaatccagtaaagatagatccgccggagacacacctccacacgcccaccaacggtgctagacgcatcgccggaacggggactaggcggggagacctttattccatcttcagggagcagCTGCCGTCTCGTCTTCATGTGTgggacacaaaccctagcaaaactgaaagaaataactagaatcggagccctcccgccggcccttgccgagatccaccgcacccccatggccctagggccaccgaagaggaggcggacctgcggcggcgccggcggaagGCAGAAACTCTAGCTTTTttgtggagaaggaggaggcggcgacgaGAAAAAGATAGAAAGTTAGGGCAGAGAGAATTTCACTTGTAGGTTACGCGAATTTACATTTCTATAAAACAGTTCTCATAATACATAGGTGAAAACCATGAGGATCAAAATTGAGAAATCACCTGGCTGATACAAGCGTGTTCATCGACCGTCTTCTATGAGCGATATGTGTCATGTCGGTCCCACACGTGTCATCCTCATCCCTCCCCAAAAGCATCGACCGTACCCGCATTATCTTCATCTCCTCTACTCCCTCTCATACCCTCTCCCCCTTCATCTCTCCTTCGGATCGAGTGTACGCGCCTTGGCGTCACAACTCCGGTGTGCTCCAGGTGGTGTGCTATAAGGGGCCAGGGCATGGTGCTTCAATAGCTTTTCCCATGCCTCAAGATTAAGCATACACGCGACCTCTTGATCGAGACATGAGAATGAGGCATGGAGCCGATCAACGCCTCCGCTGCAAAGCTGCCCGCCCTCTCCCCTCCTCATCCTTCTCACGAGGCATCGCAGGCCGCGACTCACTGCTGAGATGTTGGCATGCTCGGTGTCAACCTGTTACAAATGTCCACATGTGGTTGGACAAGATGACACGGTCACGTATCGACAAGCGCAAAATGGCCTATGTTGCAAATGGCGAGCGCAACATGGCATATGCTGCATACCAGCACGGTCACACTCAATGGTTGATCAGATGACTTTGTAGCGCGCACGGTAGATCTTTTCGTCGCGTCGTCAACACACAACTCGTCCATCAAAAGTATATGGAAAACATCTAAAAATCATGCTAGGAGTGTGTCTTTGGTTTTCCACCCGCTGTCCTAGTTAACAATATGGTCTCTGTGGTAGTGACAATGTCCCCTGATAGGAAAAATGTCTCCCACAGTCAATCCCCTTTGGATTGTGCGCCAAGCATTATCGGAGGACGTGTGGTGGTATGTCTTCGTCGGATCTTGCGGGATTCAATCGGTGAtggtcttcggtggatctgttTAGATCCAGTCTTCGGTCATATGTCTACAGGTTTAATCTATGCATCTTCCTCGGTATCAATTGTTGTTCTGGTGAGTTTGTCCTGTCAGGCCTTATACGACGACTTCCCAACTATCTACAAGAAGGTTTTTCCCGGCTCCGGCGAGGAAGAGGCGATTACGGAGGCATGCCTTCGACGCGCTCCAATGTTTATAGTAGTCGCTAGGTGATCCACAAACCTAATTGTAATTTTTGTTAGTTTTAATGTTCTTTGTATTATCACAACAGATGATGAATAAATTGAAATTTTCTCTCGTAAAGAAAAACAATAGATTTTTAGTACTACCCGTAAGAAAAATAATACTCACTAGAATTCTACTCCGTCATAAGCATGAACTTTTCTTGCATGGAGTAGTAGTATTGATAAGTCGGTGCACTCAATTTCACGATTCGGTCGATGAGTTGactgtctgatgtctactacacaacctttttcttgtaaacattgttgggcctccaagtgcagaggttttttccctcaagtggatgacctaaggtttatcaatccgtaggaggcgtaggatgaagatggtctctctcaagcaaccctgcaaccaaataaaaaagagtct
The window above is part of the Triticum aestivum cultivar Chinese Spring chromosome 2A, IWGSC CS RefSeq v2.1, whole genome shotgun sequence genome. Proteins encoded here:
- the LOC123187444 gene encoding thioredoxin-like 1-1, chloroplastic, with protein sequence MASALCGGGSGSVAAPCGDLGAAAALAESLPMGAGYRAKSSFPAGRVALADRPLRRGLQVAAAAGQMNGNLTIGKAMRWWEKVTHPNMREVESAQDLADSLLNAGDKLVVVDFFSPGCGGCRALHPKIAQFAERNPDVLFLQVNYEKHKSMCYSLHVHVLPFFRFYRGAQGRVSSFSCTNATIKKFKDALAKHSPDRCSLGPARGLEEAELLALAANRDLEFTYNEKPTLVPIAEAIQMEAASIGGPWMPLPAAATQPLTLGSENGSLIPSGR